Proteins encoded within one genomic window of Lysinibacillus sphaericus:
- a CDS encoding cyclic-di-AMP receptor, protein MKLVVAVVQDQDSSRLSNALTKNQFRATKLASTGGFLRSGNTTFLIGTEDSLIPKVLDIIRDNCRAREQLVAPVSPLGGNADSYIPYPVEVEVGGATVFVLPIEQFHHF, encoded by the coding sequence ATGAAGTTAGTCGTAGCTGTTGTACAAGATCAGGATAGTAGCCGCTTATCGAATGCTTTAACGAAAAATCAGTTTCGCGCAACAAAATTAGCGAGTACAGGGGGTTTTTTACGCTCTGGTAATACGACGTTTCTAATTGGAACAGAAGACTCTCTCATACCCAAAGTTTTAGATATTATCCGTGATAATTGTCGAGCACGGGAACAATTGGTTGCACCCGTATCGCCATTAGGTGGTAATGCAGATTCCTATATCCCATATCCAGTGGAGGTAGAGGTAGGGGGCGCTACCGTCTTTGTTTTACCAATCGAACAATTTCACCACTTTTAA